The genome window TTCGGCCTTCAGTTCGCGAGAAGTAAAGATCGCAGAACAAGTTGCTGCTGCACTGGCCGAACGAAGTGAGCTGCGAGGCTTTGTTGATGGCGTGGATGCCCCGGAACATTGCCGCAACGCAGAATGATGTCAATGAAGGGGTCGTTTCGAGGTTTCACATTTATGCGCGGTGAAGGCGCTTTAGTTTCACCGACCGATCGCGCTTAGGTCTCCTCCGACCGATCCGTCGCGGGCGTCGGTTTCGGGCTTAGTTGCGAAATTTCAGCGTAGCTATCCCCGGACAAGTCCAAGCCCATCGCATCCAGTGAAGGCTGCAACTGGTCAACATTCCGGCCCGAAATAAGCGCTGACGTCACCGCCGGGTGCCGGGCAACCCACGCCACGGCAAGGGTGGTGGCCGCAATACCCAGACGCTGCGATAGCGTGGCCAAATCACGCGCAACCTCGTGCATCCATGGCTGCCCATAGCGTGCGGCATAGGTCTTGTCGTCTTGCAAACGCCCCTCGGCACCTTTGACGTATTTCCCGGTCAACAAGCCCCCACCCAAGGGCGAAAAAGGACTAACGGCAATGTCTTGGTCCGCGCAGGCCGGAAGAATTTCGACCTCTACCTGTCGTTTTACAAGGTTATACATCGGTTGGCAGACATCAATCTGGGTGCCGATCGCCTTACACACCGCTTGCGCCTTCATGATCTGCCAAGCCGCAAAGTTCGACACGCCGATGTAGCGTATCAGCCCTTGAGACTGCATCTTGGCCAAGGTGGCAAATGTCTCTTCGAAAGGTGTTTCAGCGTCAAAACGGTGTAGGTAATAGATATCCACCCCATCCACGCCCAGCCGTTTGCGGCTTTCATCCAAGGCGGCGTATAAGTTGCCCGAAGTGGCGGGCCGATCATTGGGGGCTTTCGTACCGATGATCAGATCATCGACATTCGATCCCAAGATCTGCCCCAACATGCTCTCAGACGCGCCGCCATTATAGCTATAGGCCGTATCGAAGTGATTGATTCCCGCCGCGACGCAGGTCTCAAACATCTCTTTGGCGTTGCCCACATCCGCCGTACGGCCAAATTGCATGGCGCCAAATCCCAATCGCGAGATGGGGGTTCCGTTCTTGGTTTGAATGCGGGTCATCGTCGAGCTTTCGGTTTGGGAAGGGAGCCTCGGGGGCCTAGATCAAGTGGAGGACGGCTTGGGACCACGGTCCAACCGCACGATGTGATCCGCCTTGTCACTTGGGAAGGATGACATGACCAAGGGATCATGTCCGGGCACAATCAATTCAGGTCGGCTGGCGAGCCGCTCGATCGTTGTAAAACCCTCCAGCATGTCCTGCATATCGACCACGATGGGAAAGGGTTTGCGGCTTTGGAAGTTCTCATAAAAATGCGCAGCGTCAGAGGCCAGCACGAGCCAGCCCGCCGATGTGAGCACCCGCACGGCTTGCAGCCCCCGGCTATGCCCCCCGATACGGTGGACCGTGACCCCCTTTGCGACCTCGGCATCGCCATCATGGAAGATCACCTTGCCGGAGTAGAGACGTTTGACCGCTTCACAGATATGTCCCGAAGAAAAGGGCATCCGCAGCGTATCATGGCACATGCAAGGCCCCGTGGCATAGGCCATCTCAGCTGCTTGGATATGCAATTGCGCATTGGGGAAAAGATGCAGGCCGCCTGCGTGGTCGTAATGAAGGTGAGTCACGATCACGGTCTCGACTGCTTCGGGTGTGATGCCCAAGGGCGCCAAAGCACTGCGCGGATCAAGCTGGATCGGGCGGCCGCGCGCGTCGGCTTCAGCCGCATCATAGCCCGTATCAACGAGGATCACCCGCTCTCCTTGGCGCAAAACCCAGATGAAATAATCCATCGGGTGGGCCACGTCGTGCCGGTCATCAAAAACAAAGCTGTCGCCTCTCACCCGCGCGTTGCGATCTGCGTATTTGACCGCATGAACCTCCCATTCACTCATGATGCTACAGTGCTCCAGCTCGTTACGTCTTTGCCTACCACCATATCAGCCGTGGCCGCGCTAAATGCTTTGAAATGGGCGCTGTCGCAGTGGGCATCAAAGGCCGCGCTATCCGTGTAAAGCTCATAGAGGAACACCTCATCAGGCTTATCCGCATCGGTAAGCACGTCGAAGCGGTGGCAGCCCGGTTCAAGCTTTTTAGAGGTATCGGCGTTATCAAGCATCAGAGGCATGAAATCCTCCATCTGCCCTGTTGCGATACGAAAGGTCACGCAGATGGCAAACATTATCTAGTCCTCAATTTTGCGAATGTACGGCGAACCACCGGCAACTGCCCGGCAATCAGCGCCACGTTCAGCGCCAGCAAGACTGCGGCGGTGGGTCGGGTGAAAAAGCCTGACAGGTCGCCATCGCTCAGCAGCAAAGAGCGGCGGAAGGTTTCATCGAATAGTCCACCCAGAATAACGCCGATGACCAGCGGTGCGATCGGATATCGCATCAGGTTCATAAAGTAAGCCAGCGCACCCACGCCCAGCATGAGGTAGAGATCATTAATCCCGCCTCCCACGCTAAAACTGCCAATGGTGGTCAAGATCAGCACGACGGGCAGAAAAACAGTCTGCGGCAGGCGCAGGATCTGAATGAAAACCCGCGCAGTGAACAGGCCCATGATGAACATGGTCAGCGACGCCAGCACCATGATCGCGCAGACCCGCAAAATGATTGAGGGATCAATCGTCGGCCCGGGGATGATGTTGTTGATCTTAAACGCCCCCATCAACGCTGCCGCGGGAGGAGAGCCGGGAATACCCAAGACCAGCAACGGGATCAGCGCACCGCCGATGCAGGCATTATTTGCCGTCTCAGACGACAGTAGCCCTTCGATTGATCCCTTGCCGAAGTTCTTGCCATCGTGGCTGGCTGATTTGCCAACACCGTAGCTGACCCAACCGGCCACGTCCTCGCCCACGCCCGGCAGCGCACCCACTCCCGTGCCGATCACGCCAGAGCGGGCAATGGTGGGCATATGCCGCCGGATGGCTGCGAGGTTGGGCAGGATACGTCCCTTGAGCGCGATGACTTTGCCCGCATCAATCTGACGCAGCCCATCAATGATCTGCGGGATCGCAAAGGCCCCCATCAGCACCGGCACGACCTGAAACCCTGACAACAGATAAGACCAACCAAAGGTATAGCGCGGCTCGCTCAGCAACGGGTCAAGCCCGACCATCGCCATCGCCAGTCCCGCAAGCCCTGCGATCCAGCCTTTAACCACAAGGTCTTCGGACATCAGTGTACCGGACAGCAGAATCCCAAATAGCGCCAACAGCGCCTTTTCAGGGCTGGCGATGGATTGCGAAATCAACAAAAGCGCCCAGACAAAGACCAACAGGGCAGCCGTCCCGATGAGTGTGCCGATGAAGCTGCCCGTGGTGGTCAGCCCCAAGGCCTCTGCCCCCCGTCCCTGTTTGGCGAGTGGGTGGCCGTCCATCGCCGTGGCCGCGCTGGCTGCCGTGCCGGGAATGTTCAGCAATATCGAAGGGTAAGACCCGCCGTAGATTGCGCCCACGTAGGCGCCCAACAGGGCAATCAGCGCATAATCGAGCGGAATTTTATTACCAAAAAAGCCGGTGAGGATCGTGACCGCCAAGGTCGCCGTCAGCCCCGGCAACGCGCCAAAGACAATGCCCAGAAAAACCGAAATGATGATATAGGGATAGGTAATCGGATCCGTGACGAGGGCAGCAAAAGCCCCACCGAAACCTTGCAACTGTGATAGGAAGAATTCCATCAGTTTCTCCAAAGCGGACGAAGAGTGACGTAGTAGTGATACTCAATTTTTGAAAACAGCAGCCCGCCCCGGTTTGGCACGTTCTGCCGAAACCCAAAGGCCATGGCGGTCACAAGTATCAGCGGGGTCAGCACCGCAACCCAAGGTGTCGCCCGCGCGATGCGGCTGCGATCATGTGCAAACATCCAAAGGGTCAGTAGCACCCATGCGGCCATCACCAGCCAATCGTCATCATGAGCTTTGTTCCACTCTGCCTGCGGAAAGTGCATGAAGAGTGCGTAAATCCCGGGCAAAATCACGGCAACTGCCGACTGCAGCATCCGCTCGACCCGACCCGCGTGAAATCCGTAAATCAGCGCAGTAATCACCAGACCACTGGCAAGGATGAAATCCACACGCGGAACGAGAGCAAAAATGAACATGCCCATGATGACCGCGATTGAACCGATGCGGATGGCCTCTTGGCGGTCCCAGCCAAGGCCGACGGCGGAAAATGCCCGTTTTGCGCCCCCTGCCTTGATCGCGATGCGCAGCAACACCAATCCCAGTAGGAGCATTGCAAACCAGATGCCAAAAGGAACGATTGCAGCGGAGTTATACCACTCTGCCCCGCTCACCCCGGCGCGGTTCTCTCCCAGAAAGGGAATGAAACTTGTGCGCCAGAGAAAGAAAACCGCACAGCAGATCAGCGCAAGAGCGCCCCAGAAATCGCGTGCACGCAGCATCTCTAGATCTTTGTCCAGTTCTGCCTGCAGTTTTTCGATACCCATCTTGCTCCCCCTCAATCGGCGAAACGGGGCGCAGATGCGCGCCCCGATCCATCTTGTTTTCAGTGATTGTTAAGGCTTTTCAATGCCAAGGCTTTCCGGGTCGACAGTGGTCGAACCGAGTTCTTTCAGCGTATAGGCAAAGGTGCTTTCCAGCTTAGAGAAAATTGCCTGCGCTTCATCGCCGGACTGGCCACCGATATCGTAGTAGTTCGCCGCTGCCCACTCAGCCACTGTATCTGACGCCATCGCCTTATCGAATGCCTCGGTCAGCGTGGTCTTCACGTCGTCGGATGCAGAGTTCGCAACGCCAAAACCGATAGATTGCTTGAGCGGAAGATAGGCTTCTAGCCCGTCATACATGTCAAATGCGGATGGGATTGTGGTCTCGCCCAGCTTGCCTTCTTCGGGTGTCAGCATTGCCAGCGGACGCAGCTTGCCACCTTCGATCAAGGGCGCCTGCTCGGCCAAGGAAGTCACGACCAGTTCCACTTCACCCGCCATCGCGGCTTCTTGGCCCGCAGCGGAGCCTTCATAGGGGATGAACTTGAACGATACTTCCGCGCCTTTTTCGATGGCCAGCAGGTTCAAGTGGTGGATCGACCCTGCGCCCGAAGCGGCGGCGGGAATAGAACCCGGCTCTGCCATCGCGGCATCCATAAGCTCTTGTAGCGTGCTATAAGGGCTGTCTGCGGGGACCGAGATCAGATCGGGCGAGCCACCGATGATGAAGGGATACCAAAAATCAAACTTCTGATCCCAGCCGCCCTGAACGGCAGCTGTCACATTGGATTCAGAGATGCCCGCAAGTGTATAGCCGTCGTCGGGTTGGTTCTGGACAAAGACCATACCGTTGGATCCAGCCACGCCACCTGTCTGGTTGGTCACGTTGATCGAAACCGGCAGATGTTTCTCCATCTCGGCCATGATCATCCGGTTGATGCTGTCGGTGCCGCCACCCGCGCCCCAAACGACAACGTCGGTAATATCGCGGAATGGGTATTCTTGCGCCTGCGCCGAAGCGGTCAGCCCGGTGCTTAGCGTCGCGGCAAGCGCGACCAGTGCAAATTTGGTTTTCATCTCATCCTCCCAATGGATACGGTGCCTATTGCATTTATCTGCGTATGCATTAACAAATGTGTTGTCAACTCACACGTCAGACTAAAGGGGCGTTTCTACACTTTTGCCCAGCCCGGACTTGGTCGCGAGACGCACCTGAAATCTGCGGTGCTAACAAGATTGGGCGTAACCGACGCAATGGGTTAAGCAACACCCAAAGGCCGCGCTGAGAAAGAAAAGGGAAGAATGACATGACTTTACGGATCGCTTGTCTGGGGGCTGGCTATTTCAGCCAGTTCCACATCAGCGGATGGCAACGCATAGAGGGCGTGACCCTTGTTGGGGTCGCAGATCGTTCGCCCGAAAAAGCAAAAGCCTTTGGCGCCCCAGCCTTTGACAATATCGACGCCCTTTTGGCAACAAACCCCGATATCGTCGACATCATCCTCCCCCCCGTGGGGCACGCAGAAGCCATTCGCAAGGCGCTCGCCCGAAGCCCGCAAGCGATCATTTGCCAAAAGCCCTTCTGCACATCATTGCAAGAAGCCCGCGAAATCACCCAACTGGCGGAAGAGGCAGGCGTGCCACTTGTCGTGCATGAGAACTTCCGCTTTCAGCCGTGGTACCGCAAAATCAAAGCTGCTCTTCAGGCAGGACGGATCGGCACCACGCTACAGGCCAGCTTTCGGTTACGCCCGGGTGATGGGCAGGGCCCAGACGCCTATCTTGCCCGCCAGCCGTATTTCCAAAAGATGGAGCGCTTCTTGATCCATGAGACAGGCGTTCATTGGGTCGATACTTTCCGGTATCTCTTTGGCGAACCAAGCCATGTCTACGCTGATCT of Sulfitobacter sp. DSM 110093 contains these proteins:
- a CDS encoding aldo/keto reductase encodes the protein MTRIQTKNGTPISRLGFGAMQFGRTADVGNAKEMFETCVAAGINHFDTAYSYNGGASESMLGQILGSNVDDLIIGTKAPNDRPATSGNLYAALDESRKRLGVDGVDIYYLHRFDAETPFEETFATLAKMQSQGLIRYIGVSNFAAWQIMKAQAVCKAIGTQIDVCQPMYNLVKRQVEVEILPACADQDIAVSPFSPLGGGLLTGKYVKGAEGRLQDDKTYAARYGQPWMHEVARDLATLSQRLGIAATTLAVAWVARHPAVTSALISGRNVDQLQPSLDAMGLDLSGDSYAEISQLSPKPTPATDRSEET
- a CDS encoding N-acyl homoserine lactonase family protein, which translates into the protein MSEWEVHAVKYADRNARVRGDSFVFDDRHDVAHPMDYFIWVLRQGERVILVDTGYDAAEADARGRPIQLDPRSALAPLGITPEAVETVIVTHLHYDHAGGLHLFPNAQLHIQAAEMAYATGPCMCHDTLRMPFSSGHICEAVKRLYSGKVIFHDGDAEVAKGVTVHRIGGHSRGLQAVRVLTSAGWLVLASDAAHFYENFQSRKPFPIVVDMQDMLEGFTTIERLASRPELIVPGHDPLVMSSFPSDKADHIVRLDRGPKPSST
- a CDS encoding putative quinol monooxygenase, which encodes MFAICVTFRIATGQMEDFMPLMLDNADTSKKLEPGCHRFDVLTDADKPDEVFLYELYTDSAAFDAHCDSAHFKAFSAATADMVVGKDVTSWSTVAS
- a CDS encoding tripartite tricarboxylate transporter permease; protein product: MEFFLSQLQGFGGAFAALVTDPITYPYIIISVFLGIVFGALPGLTATLAVTILTGFFGNKIPLDYALIALLGAYVGAIYGGSYPSILLNIPGTAASAATAMDGHPLAKQGRGAEALGLTTTGSFIGTLIGTAALLVFVWALLLISQSIASPEKALLALFGILLSGTLMSEDLVVKGWIAGLAGLAMAMVGLDPLLSEPRYTFGWSYLLSGFQVVPVLMGAFAIPQIIDGLRQIDAGKVIALKGRILPNLAAIRRHMPTIARSGVIGTGVGALPGVGEDVAGWVSYGVGKSASHDGKNFGKGSIEGLLSSETANNACIGGALIPLLVLGIPGSPPAAALMGAFKINNIIPGPTIDPSIILRVCAIMVLASLTMFIMGLFTARVFIQILRLPQTVFLPVVLILTTIGSFSVGGGINDLYLMLGVGALAYFMNLMRYPIAPLVIGVILGGLFDETFRRSLLLSDGDLSGFFTRPTAAVLLALNVALIAGQLPVVRRTFAKLRTR
- a CDS encoding tripartite tricarboxylate transporter substrate binding protein — encoded protein: MKTKFALVALAATLSTGLTASAQAQEYPFRDITDVVVWGAGGGTDSINRMIMAEMEKHLPVSINVTNQTGGVAGSNGMVFVQNQPDDGYTLAGISESNVTAAVQGGWDQKFDFWYPFIIGGSPDLISVPADSPYSTLQELMDAAMAEPGSIPAAASGAGSIHHLNLLAIEKGAEVSFKFIPYEGSAAGQEAAMAGEVELVVTSLAEQAPLIEGGKLRPLAMLTPEEGKLGETTIPSAFDMYDGLEAYLPLKQSIGFGVANSASDDVKTTLTEAFDKAMASDTVAEWAAANYYDIGGQSGDEAQAIFSKLESTFAYTLKELGSTTVDPESLGIEKP
- a CDS encoding Gfo/Idh/MocA family oxidoreductase, producing MTLRIACLGAGYFSQFHISGWQRIEGVTLVGVADRSPEKAKAFGAPAFDNIDALLATNPDIVDIILPPVGHAEAIRKALARSPQAIICQKPFCTSLQEAREITQLAEEAGVPLVVHENFRFQPWYRKIKAALQAGRIGTTLQASFRLRPGDGQGPDAYLARQPYFQKMERFLIHETGVHWVDTFRYLFGEPSHVYADLRRVNPVIAGEDAGYVTFDHPGGVRALFDANRSLDHAADNTRRTMGEALIEGTEGALTLYGDGSIWVRPFGALEAEEISPPDQHEGFGGDCTKALQEHVVSALLNGTALENEARDYLRVIEIEHAIYRSADEGRKLEV